A single region of the Neomonachus schauinslandi chromosome 3, ASM220157v2, whole genome shotgun sequence genome encodes:
- the C1QTNF9B gene encoding complement C1q and tumor necrosis factor-related protein 9B, which translates to MRIWLLLLVTGICTGNVNSQDTCRQGHPGIPGNPGHNGLPGRDGRDGAKGDKGEAGEPGHPGGPGKDGMNGQKGERGADGKVEAKGVKGDQGSQGPPGKHGPKGFVGPMGEKGLRGETGPQGQKGDKGSVGPTGPEGLKGSTGPSGPMGLPGPMGPIGKPGPKGDVGPLGPQGDPGVRGMRGWKGDRGEKGKTGETPVLPKSAFTVGLTVLSKFPTSDVPIKFDKILYNEFNHYDIATGKFTCHITGVYYFTYHITVFSRNVQVSLVKNGVKILNTKDGYMSSEDQASGGMVLPLKLGDEVWMQATGGERFNGLFADEDDDTTFTGFLLFSSQ; encoded by the exons ATGAGGATCTGGTTGCTCCTGCTTGTCACTGGAATCTGCACGGGAAATGTGAACTCACAGGACACGTGCAGGCAAGGGCACCCTGGCATCCCTGGGAATCCTGGTCACAATGGTTTGCCTGGGAGAGATGGACGAGATGGCGCAAAGGGCGACAAGGGCGAGGCAG GAGAACCAGGACATCCTGGTGGTCCAGGGAAGGATGGAATGAATGGACAGAAAGGAGAGCGAG GAGCAGATGGAAAAGTTGAAGCCAAAGGCGTCAAAGGCGATCAAGGCTCACAAGGACCCCCAGGGAAACATGGGCCAAAGGGATTTGTTGGTCCCATGGGAGAGAAGGGCCTCAGGGGAGAGACTGGCCCTCAAGGGCAAAAGGGGGATAAAGGCAGTGTGGGGCCCACTGGTCCAGAAGGGCTAAAAGGCAGCACTGGGCCTTCAGGCCCAATGGGTCTACCTGGCCCCATGGGCCCCATTGGGAAGCCTGGACCCAAGGGAGATGTTGGGCCCTTGGGACCCCAGGGAGATCCAGGAGTCCGGGGAATGAGAGGCTGGAAAGGGGACCGAGGCGAGAAAGGGAAAACTGGCGAGACTCCAGTCTTGCCCAAGAGTGCTTTCACGGTGGGGCTCACGGTACTGAGCAAGTTTCCTACTTCAGATGTGCCCATTAAATTTGATAAGATCCTGTATAATGAGTTCAATCATTACGACATAGCCACGGGGAAGTTCACTTGCCACATTACCGGGGTCTATTACTTCACCTACCACATCACGGTTTTCTCCAGGAATGTTCAGGTATCTTTGGTCAAAAATGGGGTGAAAATACTGAACACCAAGGACGGTTACATGAGCTCTGAGGACCAGGCGTCGGGTGGCATGGTGCTGCCGCTGAAGCTGGGGGACGAGGTGTGGATGCAGGCCACAGGAGGAGAGAGGTTTAACGGCTTGTTTGCAGATGAGGATGATGACACGACTTTCACAGGCTTCCTTCTGTTCAGCAGCCAGTGA